In Myxococcus stipitatus, a single window of DNA contains:
- a CDS encoding C40 family peptidase, whose product MNYRIKSGDTLSALALKYNTSVDALMKANPQIKNADLIYADANLNIPGAKDGFDSAPGRSGPNLAGGRPGSTNGAAPPDSGDGVKGPLGSPYDIARSHLGKNAGSLKLEGSGVGKDMEDWVPNNVNCANFVSACLEQAGMISNGQHDNSVMGLMSKLDADPQFKRVSLKDAKPGDVVSMKVGSGQHVVLFAGWENGQPKFIGSNNVNSDGSQRISFSNMNYPIMAVHQYRG is encoded by the coding sequence ATGAACTACCGCATCAAGTCCGGCGACACGCTCTCCGCCCTCGCGCTCAAGTACAACACCAGCGTCGACGCGCTGATGAAGGCCAATCCGCAGATCAAGAACGCGGACCTCATCTACGCGGACGCCAACCTGAACATCCCCGGCGCCAAGGACGGCTTCGACAGCGCGCCGGGCCGCAGCGGTCCGAACCTCGCGGGGGGCCGTCCTGGCTCCACCAACGGCGCCGCGCCGCCGGACTCCGGTGATGGCGTGAAGGGTCCGCTCGGCAGCCCCTACGACATCGCCCGCTCGCACCTGGGCAAGAACGCCGGCTCGCTCAAGCTGGAGGGCAGCGGCGTTGGCAAGGACATGGAGGACTGGGTCCCCAACAACGTCAACTGCGCCAACTTCGTGTCCGCGTGCCTCGAGCAGGCCGGCATGATCTCCAACGGCCAGCACGACAACAGCGTGATGGGCCTGATGAGCAAGCTGGACGCGGACCCGCAGTTCAAGCGCGTGTCCCTCAAGGACGCGAAGCCGGGTGACGTGGTGTCCATGAAGGTCGGCAGTGGCCAGCACGTGGTGCTGTTCGCTGGCTGGGAGAACGGCCAGCCCAAGTTCATCGGCTCGAACAACGTCAACTCGGACGGTTCGCAGCGCATCAGCTTCTCCAACATGAACTACCCCATCATGGCCGTGCACCAGTACCGGGGCTGA